From Methanomassiliicoccales archaeon LGM-RCC1, one genomic window encodes:
- a CDS encoding methanogenesis marker protein 6 encodes MSEERETRLFMISPRSMLTPDQLVRMVHSFGDKALVKETCYGCLVEAPRKEVLEILAKVRETYPNEVFSKIRAYRCSDPRRCRAQHGTRPGYAQLEEEWALLSKIQYGLEQVEKGAKYSPEKDRKRLDVNAFKKICEVQ; translated from the coding sequence ATGAGTGAAGAGAGGGAGACCAGGCTTTTCATGATATCCCCCAGGTCCATGCTCACCCCGGACCAGCTGGTCCGCATGGTGCATTCCTTCGGGGACAAGGCCCTGGTAAAGGAGACTTGCTACGGCTGCCTCGTGGAGGCACCCAGGAAAGAGGTCCTTGAGATCCTCGCCAAGGTGAGGGAGACATACCCCAACGAGGTGTTCTCGAAGATAAGGGCCTACAGATGCAGCGACCCGAGGAGATGCCGCGCACAGCACGGAACAAGGCCCGGGTACGCCCAGCTTGAGGAGGAATGGGCCCTCCTGTCCAAGATCCAATACGGACTGGAGCAGGTAGAGAAAGGGGCCAAATACAGTCCTGAGAAGGATAGGAAACGTCTTGACGTAAACGCTTTCAAGAAGATATGCGAGGTGCAGTGA
- a CDS encoding GIY-YIG nuclease family protein: MIRKGTYVLAISLGADKEIQVGALGTLFFKKGLYCYVGSAMNGLDQRVSRHLSKEKKLKWHADYITTAADSIEAYISYPDFIPECDLAAIAVEEGMEPFCKGFGCSDCRCYTHLFKTNTKVLKGFIQRCGMFPFVSMAELPSK, from the coding sequence ATGATCCGCAAGGGCACGTACGTGCTCGCAATAAGTCTGGGGGCCGACAAGGAGATCCAAGTCGGCGCCCTGGGCACCTTATTCTTCAAAAAGGGGCTGTACTGCTATGTGGGCAGCGCCATGAACGGCCTAGACCAGAGGGTCAGCAGGCATCTTTCCAAGGAGAAGAAGCTGAAGTGGCATGCAGATTACATTACCACTGCAGCCGATTCTATCGAAGCCTATATCTCGTATCCGGATTTCATCCCCGAATGCGATCTCGCAGCCATCGCAGTCGAGGAAGGGATGGAACCGTTCTGCAAAGGATTCGGTTGCTCTGACTGCAGATGCTATACACATCTGTTCAAGACGAACACCAAAGTACTGAAGGGATTCATACAACGCTGTGGCATGTTCCCATTCGTATCGATGGCAGAGCTTCCCAGCAAGTAA
- a CDS encoding methanogenesis marker 15 protein, producing the protein MTIKIAQLSCGTEYSSVQYEIEKAARSVGASIVYPDVSSADIDKAVQDFGFKPRSPQLKLMIARAAELASGRYEADAVFITTCFRCAEAALVRNELRRYIQEHTNLPVVTYSFTERLKASQLLTRMEALVTIVTRKELLARERQTGLTVGLDSGSSTTKAVVMENNKIIGKDWTPSGAVVIESATQVLNNALEQAGVTLDQIEAIGTTGYGRFTLGEHFKAKLVQEELTVNSKGAVWLANRQKGEATIIDIGGMDNKAITVRDGIPDNFTMGGICAGASGRFLQMTSNRLKIDITELGRLADKGDWRNAKMNSYCSVFGIQDLVTTLGEGKKFEDVACAACHSVAEQVYEQQLQEIDVRHPIIQVGGTSLISGLVTQIGEVLGEQPIVPPDSQYIGAVGGALLSSGFL; encoded by the coding sequence ATGACAATCAAGATCGCGCAGCTGTCCTGCGGTACGGAGTACAGCAGTGTCCAGTATGAGATAGAGAAGGCAGCAAGGTCCGTCGGTGCATCGATAGTTTATCCCGACGTATCCTCGGCGGATATCGACAAGGCCGTCCAGGACTTCGGATTCAAGCCCCGTTCCCCACAGCTCAAGCTGATGATCGCAAGGGCCGCCGAACTCGCATCCGGAAGGTACGAGGCGGACGCTGTGTTCATCACCACATGCTTCAGGTGCGCAGAGGCCGCACTGGTCAGGAACGAGCTCAGGAGGTACATCCAGGAGCACACCAACCTGCCCGTCGTCACCTACTCCTTCACGGAGAGGCTCAAGGCATCTCAGCTCCTGACAAGGATGGAGGCATTGGTCACCATCGTCACCAGGAAGGAGCTCCTCGCAAGGGAGAGGCAGACCGGTCTCACGGTCGGACTGGACTCCGGTTCGTCCACCACCAAGGCCGTCGTCATGGAGAACAACAAGATCATCGGTAAGGACTGGACACCTTCGGGCGCGGTCGTCATCGAATCAGCCACCCAGGTGCTCAACAACGCACTGGAGCAGGCCGGTGTCACCCTTGACCAGATAGAGGCCATCGGAACGACAGGTTACGGACGTTTCACCCTCGGAGAGCACTTCAAGGCGAAGCTGGTCCAGGAGGAGCTGACGGTCAACTCCAAGGGAGCCGTCTGGCTCGCCAACAGGCAGAAGGGAGAGGCCACCATCATCGATATCGGTGGAATGGACAACAAGGCCATCACCGTCAGGGACGGAATCCCCGACAACTTCACCATGGGAGGAATCTGTGCCGGAGCATCCGGAAGGTTCCTTCAGATGACATCGAACAGGCTCAAGATCGACATCACCGAGCTCGGAAGACTCGCTGACAAGGGAGACTGGAGGAACGCCAAGATGAACTCGTACTGTTCCGTCTTCGGAATCCAGGACCTGGTCACCACCCTCGGAGAGGGAAAGAAGTTCGAGGATGTGGCCTGCGCAGCATGCCACTCCGTCGCCGAGCAGGTCTACGAGCAGCAGCTCCAGGAGATCGACGTAAGGCATCCGATCATCCAGGTCGGAGGTACCTCGCTGATCTCCGGACTCGTGACGCAGATCGGAGAGGTTCTCGGAGAGCAGCCCATAGTCCCGCCGGACTCCCAGTACATTGGAGCGGTCGGCGGAGCACTGCTGAGTTCAGGATTCCTGTGA
- a CDS encoding methanogenesis marker 7 protein, which translates to MFEVMMYDGGIYRSDELFEMIEDVGGVVLQKNRSSQMLTVIMSVPSEDREEISKLCTEIGGTVKEVPLAGTEIAVVGPTLGRHHMPHPICDVAEILRRAGAVTVVMGLARGRGKNTSQISAVEKGIIDEYDACVVCLGNFKPCVEKKTDLIKDLHIPVVLVSGPKPEGVEDTYDALVTGVGRKAARMKSPEERDKLDEICDAVENVLKDKKVSIEEDPLFVHPAEVKQILQEYEPIDMCLRPAPMVLHLDGLRIKIPYAEHKEYLENVTVYGRKLGEVAFIEPSRIDDSSVIIRIKTRSQVEFEDSLKQ; encoded by the coding sequence ATGTTCGAGGTCATGATGTACGACGGAGGAATCTACCGTTCCGACGAGCTATTCGAGATGATCGAGGACGTCGGAGGAGTGGTCCTCCAGAAGAACAGGAGCTCTCAGATGCTGACAGTCATCATGTCTGTCCCGTCCGAGGACAGGGAGGAGATCTCGAAGCTCTGCACGGAGATTGGAGGAACCGTGAAGGAGGTGCCTCTGGCAGGTACGGAGATCGCGGTCGTCGGACCCACCCTGGGAAGGCATCACATGCCCCATCCGATCTGCGATGTGGCGGAGATACTCAGGAGGGCCGGAGCGGTCACAGTGGTCATGGGACTCGCCAGGGGAAGGGGTAAGAACACCTCTCAGATCTCCGCGGTGGAGAAAGGGATCATCGACGAGTACGATGCATGCGTCGTATGCCTCGGAAACTTCAAACCCTGCGTCGAGAAGAAGACCGATCTGATCAAGGACCTGCACATCCCCGTCGTGCTCGTCTCCGGACCGAAGCCCGAGGGTGTCGAGGACACCTACGACGCACTCGTTACGGGAGTCGGAAGGAAGGCGGCCAGGATGAAGTCCCCAGAGGAGAGGGACAAGCTGGACGAGATCTGCGATGCAGTCGAGAACGTTCTGAAGGACAAGAAGGTCTCCATAGAGGAGGACCCGCTGTTCGTCCACCCCGCAGAGGTCAAGCAGATCCTGCAGGAGTACGAACCCATCGACATGTGCCTAAGGCCCGCCCCGATGGTCCTCCATCTTGACGGACTGAGGATCAAGATCCCCTATGCCGAGCACAAGGAGTACCTGGAGAACGTCACCGTCTACGGCCGCAAGCTGGGAGAGGTGGCCTTCATCGAGCCTTCGAGGATCGACGACAGCAGTGTCATCATCCGCATCAAGACCCGTTCACAGGTCGAGTTCGAGGACTCACTGAAACAATGA
- the mcrC gene encoding methyl-coenzyme M reductase I operon protein C — MKQKMGRHLSFVECRESMGLGAGGGLAARATLSESGKDVIAIAMGPSRRHITKPVCEITYALREEGIDTSVMVVNAGSGVPADAPDMTTGSYFGLDPIEVERIQQFKVALIHLGNVRMHIIYKARLILRNVDIPAIIVAQCPVDYEDFASVGVKTKMVMPPEDKIDTKGTIVEIVNGVVRGVTCSQDKLDEIVSKVQSMLPEREH; from the coding sequence ATGAAGCAGAAGATGGGAAGACATCTCAGCTTCGTAGAGTGCAGGGAGTCGATGGGTCTGGGAGCCGGAGGAGGTCTGGCCGCAAGGGCGACCCTTTCCGAGTCCGGTAAGGATGTAATAGCTATCGCTATGGGCCCCAGCAGGAGGCACATCACCAAGCCCGTGTGCGAGATCACATACGCCCTCCGCGAGGAAGGTATCGACACGAGCGTTATGGTGGTCAACGCAGGATCCGGAGTTCCCGCAGACGCGCCCGACATGACGACGGGAAGCTACTTCGGACTGGACCCCATCGAGGTGGAGAGGATACAGCAGTTCAAGGTAGCCCTGATCCATCTCGGCAACGTCCGCATGCACATCATCTACAAAGCAAGGTTGATCCTCAGGAACGTGGACATCCCCGCAATCATCGTCGCGCAGTGTCCCGTGGACTATGAGGATTTCGCATCCGTAGGGGTGAAGACCAAGATGGTCATGCCCCCGGAGGACAAGATAGACACGAAGGGAACGATCGTCGAGATCGTCAACGGCGTGGTCAGGGGAGTAACATGTTCCCAGGACAAGCTGGACGAGATCGTTTCCAAGGTACAGTCGATGCTACCGGAGCGTGAGCACTGA
- the atwA gene encoding methyl coenzyme M reductase system, component A2 produces the protein MAQESVELLVIENVTKTFDGRVTLNNVSAKLTTGKIMGLIGKSAAGKSVLIHILRGNDDYKPDSGRVIYNLNQCKKCGNLDLPYKGAPCTRCGGATDTKSIDFWSLKQDDPLRQEIKGRISIMLQRTFALFGDMSVIENVMEAIPEDVKGDDRIKRAIEMLELVDMTHRTTHIARDLSGGEKQRVVMARQLAKKPLFFLADEPTGTLDPTTAETVHKGLIDYVKSNGIAMVFASHWPEAIERMADEAILLDAGNVKMQGSPKEISEAFMKDYHFEKSSHTTVGDSLIVCNDAKKHYFSVVRGVVKAVDGINLDIKEKEIFALVGYSGAGKTTTSRMIAGMSPATGGEVKVRIGEDWVNMSEEGYMGKGRATPYIGFLHQEYTLYPFDTVLQNLSTCIGMKMPAELAKVKAIQVLISVGFPKSDIEKILYSYPDSLSVGECQRIAFAQVLIKEPRIIILDEPTGTMDPITKTIIAKSVIRARDTLGETFVVVSHDMDFVLNCCDRAAFMKNGKVMAIGDPKEILESFEKEPVPEGE, from the coding sequence ATGGCTCAAGAGTCGGTAGAACTTCTGGTTATCGAGAACGTGACCAAGACCTTCGACGGTCGTGTCACTCTCAACAATGTAAGTGCGAAGTTAACTACTGGAAAAATCATGGGATTGATTGGAAAAAGCGCTGCGGGAAAGAGCGTTCTCATCCATATTCTCAGGGGAAACGATGATTACAAGCCCGATTCCGGACGTGTGATCTACAACCTCAACCAGTGTAAAAAATGCGGAAACCTGGACCTCCCATACAAGGGAGCACCCTGCACTAGGTGCGGCGGTGCTACAGACACGAAGTCGATCGACTTCTGGTCCCTCAAGCAGGACGACCCCCTCAGACAGGAGATCAAGGGACGCATCTCGATCATGCTCCAGAGGACATTCGCCCTCTTCGGTGACATGTCCGTCATCGAGAACGTCATGGAGGCTATCCCCGAGGACGTCAAGGGTGATGACAGGATCAAGCGCGCAATCGAGATGCTCGAGCTCGTCGATATGACGCACAGGACAACCCACATCGCAAGGGACCTCTCCGGAGGAGAGAAGCAGCGTGTCGTCATGGCAAGGCAGCTGGCGAAGAAGCCCCTGTTCTTCCTCGCAGACGAGCCCACGGGAACACTGGACCCTACAACAGCCGAGACAGTCCACAAGGGACTCATCGACTACGTCAAGAGCAACGGCATCGCAATGGTGTTCGCATCCCACTGGCCCGAGGCCATCGAGAGGATGGCGGACGAGGCCATTCTGCTGGACGCCGGAAACGTGAAGATGCAGGGCAGCCCCAAGGAGATCTCCGAGGCATTCATGAAGGACTACCACTTCGAGAAGTCCAGCCACACCACTGTGGGAGATTCCCTAATTGTCTGCAACGATGCTAAGAAGCACTACTTCTCTGTTGTCAGAGGAGTCGTCAAGGCCGTCGACGGAATCAACCTGGACATCAAGGAGAAGGAGATCTTCGCCCTGGTCGGTTACTCCGGAGCCGGAAAGACCACCACATCCCGTATGATCGCAGGAATGTCCCCCGCAACCGGCGGAGAGGTCAAGGTCAGGATCGGAGAGGATTGGGTCAACATGTCCGAGGAGGGATACATGGGTAAGGGAAGGGCAACCCCCTACATCGGATTCCTCCACCAGGAGTACACGCTCTACCCGTTCGACACCGTCCTGCAGAACCTGAGCACATGTATCGGAATGAAGATGCCCGCAGAGCTGGCCAAGGTCAAGGCCATCCAGGTTCTCATCAGCGTCGGATTCCCCAAGAGCGACATCGAGAAGATCCTCTACTCGTACCCCGACTCCCTGTCTGTGGGAGAATGTCAGAGGATCGCGTTCGCACAGGTGCTCATCAAGGAGCCCCGTATCATCATTCTGGACGAGCCCACAGGAACCATGGACCCCATCACCAAGACTATCATCGCGAAGTCAGTGATCAGGGCCAGGGATACTTTGGGAGAGACATTCGTGGTTGTCAGCCACGATATGGACTTCGTCCTCAACTGCTGTGACCGCGCTGCGTTTATGAAGAACGGAAAGGTCATGGCCATCGGAGATCCCAAGGAGATCCTCGAATCATTCGAGAAGGAGCCGGTTCCAGAAGGTGAATGA
- a CDS encoding methanogenesis marker 5 protein — translation MKIFIDPPNSLVLFDLVERFGHEPLSTMAAIQERVDNLEVDMPPMNVTLDDVVKGLKYAGIEVPSGVRGRLALWGPLIEQADAAIVMEDCPYSFGCVGCERSNLMIKYLVHRKGIPVLNVKYPETDEDAVNFVAQAKEWMEGLK, via the coding sequence ATGAAGATCTTCATAGATCCCCCAAACAGCCTGGTCCTCTTCGACCTTGTCGAGAGATTCGGGCACGAGCCGCTCAGCACGATGGCGGCCATCCAGGAGAGAGTGGACAATCTGGAGGTTGACATGCCGCCGATGAACGTCACACTCGATGATGTGGTCAAAGGACTGAAGTACGCCGGTATCGAGGTCCCCTCCGGAGTGAGGGGCAGGCTGGCCCTCTGGGGCCCCCTCATCGAGCAGGCAGACGCAGCCATAGTGATGGAGGACTGCCCTTACAGCTTCGGATGCGTAGGCTGCGAGCGTTCTAACCTCATGATCAAGTATCTGGTCCACAGGAAGGGAATCCCGGTCCTGAACGTCAAGTACCCCGAGACTGACGAGGATGCGGTCAACTTCGTGGCCCAGGCCAAGGAATGGATGGAGGGATTGAAATGA
- a CDS encoding methanogenesis marker 17 protein — MDIEVVGDDKFGDEAYRKLFEDTMSDLNKAVLIDKAKLILKPSTPLFIFSIVLKADPGNKTVVDVANVREESNMTYITITQERYAPDILKALWTKYGRNKVVQQTRFDIEVSGAKISEMQEMVIASGEQDLREIMGAIWRSMPEGIKNRRTLIDGGVITVVATEELMQPEFMDEGKKVHASMGGAA; from the coding sequence ATGGACATAGAGGTAGTAGGAGACGACAAGTTCGGGGACGAGGCTTACAGGAAGCTGTTCGAGGACACCATGAGCGACCTGAACAAGGCCGTTCTGATCGACAAGGCCAAGCTCATTCTGAAGCCGTCCACGCCCCTGTTCATCTTCTCCATAGTGCTGAAGGCAGATCCGGGCAACAAGACCGTGGTGGACGTTGCCAACGTCAGGGAGGAATCCAACATGACGTACATCACCATCACGCAGGAGCGCTACGCCCCCGACATCCTCAAGGCCCTCTGGACGAAATACGGGAGGAACAAGGTCGTCCAGCAGACCCGTTTCGACATCGAGGTGTCCGGAGCCAAGATCTCCGAGATGCAGGAGATGGTCATCGCATCCGGCGAGCAGGACCTGAGGGAGATCATGGGCGCCATATGGAGGTCTATGCCCGAAGGGATCAAGAACCGCCGCACTCTGATCGACGGCGGAGTCATCACCGTGGTCGCCACAGAGGAGCTCATGCAGCCCGAGTTCATGGACGAAGGGAAGAAGGTGCACGCATCCATGGGAGGTGCGGCCTGA
- a CDS encoding methanogenesis marker 3 protein, whose protein sequence is MKVIVNGKTKELKKGATLKSAIADEPYYKDTLIAVHLSEEKLVQETSDFEIVTNRGTVVMHLNDTPEARLWKTLVSTSMQGVTARWITHNIAAFGSFPTELKVDRSEHGYRMYDCFLSLGGFDSSTTYMMIAKDNHKGTYGAGKAVIGRITVGRHLLDKFREGDEIMTVRPMMSEISTENVIVTKDLGYKLEDGYKIETMVSIDLDKKSPASAEHILVLSSKGYMKATDVTGSYIACSEDLDVEIPPEDSGVRDKGCVAVRSEGVGQGRLYVLKDRRQQSVSHNIAGQVTNGLAIIEYAKKDDIFTIATNPPRTLAVGMTMKEGEEFLKAAGIKVTRTGDTSDDAIVVEQTPERTVTALADAKAEIMGVPKDRVFKIKLEQQEDPRSVHYFRKITGLSHKPIGSMKVQFTFEGLPMVTFYGDEMKGKDIVPHDKQFKKCKRGDIGITNQARPYHGLMGIRLEDSKEHGPTGEEPYGTNIIGRFEDDLDRLMKDLNDDDVVYIREMDL, encoded by the coding sequence ATGAAGGTAATCGTGAACGGCAAGACCAAGGAGCTCAAGAAGGGAGCCACTTTGAAGAGCGCCATCGCCGACGAGCCGTACTACAAGGACACGCTCATAGCAGTTCACCTGTCGGAGGAGAAGCTGGTCCAGGAGACCAGCGACTTCGAGATCGTCACCAACCGCGGTACGGTCGTGATGCACCTGAACGACACCCCAGAGGCCAGGTTGTGGAAGACACTGGTGTCCACATCCATGCAGGGAGTCACGGCCAGGTGGATCACCCACAACATCGCAGCTTTCGGTTCTTTCCCGACCGAGCTGAAGGTGGACAGGTCGGAGCACGGATACAGGATGTACGACTGCTTCCTCTCGTTGGGAGGATTCGACAGCAGCACGACATACATGATGATCGCCAAGGACAACCACAAGGGCACTTACGGTGCCGGAAAGGCGGTCATCGGAAGGATCACGGTCGGAAGGCATCTGCTGGACAAGTTCAGGGAAGGCGACGAGATTATGACCGTCCGCCCCATGATGTCGGAGATCAGCACCGAGAACGTCATAGTCACCAAGGATCTGGGCTACAAGCTGGAGGACGGCTACAAGATCGAGACCATGGTCTCCATAGACCTGGACAAGAAGTCGCCCGCATCCGCAGAGCACATACTGGTGCTCTCATCGAAAGGATACATGAAGGCCACGGACGTGACCGGAAGCTACATCGCATGTTCCGAGGACCTCGACGTCGAGATCCCTCCGGAGGACAGCGGTGTCAGGGACAAGGGATGCGTCGCGGTGAGGTCCGAAGGTGTCGGGCAGGGAAGGCTGTACGTCCTCAAGGACCGCAGGCAGCAGTCCGTATCTCACAACATCGCTGGACAGGTCACCAACGGACTCGCAATCATCGAGTATGCGAAGAAGGACGACATCTTCACCATCGCCACCAACCCGCCCAGGACACTGGCAGTGGGAATGACGATGAAGGAAGGAGAGGAGTTCCTCAAGGCGGCTGGAATCAAGGTCACCAGGACCGGGGACACATCAGACGATGCCATCGTCGTGGAGCAGACGCCCGAGAGGACCGTCACCGCCCTGGCAGATGCCAAGGCCGAGATCATGGGAGTTCCCAAGGACCGCGTGTTCAAGATCAAGCTGGAGCAGCAGGAGGATCCAAGGAGCGTCCACTACTTCAGGAAGATCACCGGACTCAGTCACAAGCCGATCGGCTCCATGAAGGTCCAGTTCACCTTCGAGGGCCTGCCGATGGTCACCTTCTACGGAGACGAGATGAAAGGAAAGGACATCGTCCCCCACGATAAGCAGTTCAAGAAGTGCAAGCGCGGTGACATCGGTATCACCAACCAGGCCAGGCCCTACCACGGTCTGATGGGAATCAGGCTGGAGGACAGCAAGGAGCACGGTCCGACCGGCGAGGAGCCGTACGGAACAAACATCATAGGAAGATTCGAAGACGACCTCGACAGGCTCATGAAGGACCTGAACGACGATGACGTCGTCTACATTAGGGAGATGGATTTATGA